Genomic window (Bradyrhizobium sp. 186):
GATCCTGATCCCCTATTCCAGCGAGGCCGGGCTGTTGGGGCTGCTGGTGCTCTCGGTCGCCCCGCTCGCGTTCATTGCCGCGATCAATCCGAGCCTGAGTGCCGCCACGGTGACGGCCGTGATCGTGCTGCTGGTTCCAACCATGCATCATTCCGATCCGATGACCTCGGCGATCGACCGCGTCAGCGAGGTTGCGGTCGGCGCGATCACCGGGCTGCTGGTCTCGTTCCTGGTATTGCCGTCGCGCGCGGTGCGGCAGATTCGAGCCAGCGCAGCGCGGCTGCTCGAACTGATCGCGGAGGCCCTCACCGAACTGCTCGCAGGCCTGACACGCGGGCGCGACAACGACGCGCTGCATCGGATCCAGGACGGCATCGGCACTGCGATGGTCGGCCTCAATGCGATCGGCGCAGAGGCCGAGCGCGAGCGCGCGGCGCGGCTGTCAGGCGGGCCCGACACCGGCCCGCTGCTGCGAACGATTTTGCGGCTGCGCCATGATGTCGTGATGATCGGGCGCTCGACCGTGGTGCCGCTGCCGGCGGACGTGCAGATCAGGCTTGCCGCGCCGCTGGCGGAGGTCAGTGCGGCGAT
Coding sequences:
- a CDS encoding FUSC family protein encodes the protein MALARQLFDRIRSRRTQVGLAIRVTVAATAAYAIATALHLLLPLWAVLTSLIVTQMSVGRSLKATRDYMLGTIGGAIYGGAIAILIPYSSEAGLLGLLVLSVAPLAFIAAINPSLSAATVTAVIVLLVPTMHHSDPMTSAIDRVSEVAVGAITGLLVSFLVLPSRAVRQIRASAARLLELIAEALTELLAGLTRGRDNDALHRIQDGIGTAMVGLNAIGAEAERERAARLSGGPDTGPLLRTILRLRHDVVMIGRSTVVPLPADVQIRLAAPLAEVSAAIARFLKSAAEALRAGAGAPPIHPVHVALQHYAEAVAAVRQDGLIRGQPGDTAERFFAIGFSLEQMHQNLCDLDRVVGEWSEAAADAPARVAD